From the genome of Solidesulfovibrio carbinolicus, one region includes:
- the hflK gene encoding FtsH protease activity modulator HflK, translated as MNWDWDKLSEQKRRQGSPIPDPGRLGEDLADRLSDMKKRLPGGPKIIIGVLALLWAASGIYIVEPDEAGVVQRFGAYAYSTGPGPHYHLPFPIETVKTPKVSQVRRVEVGFRSSSRDGMTTQSRAVPEESLMLTGDENIVDVQFIVQYQISNPVDYLFKVDRPDETVKSAAEAAMREVIGDAKIDTVLTSGKVTVQDDTKRVLQAMLQLYNCGVEVVAVQLQDVHPPKQVVDAFKDVASAREDKIRFINEADAYSNDILPKARGRSAAIINEAGAYREQVIRRAKGGADRFTALRTEYDKAPAVTRQRLFIEGMETLLANPELDKLIMSDEAARQAVPYLPLEAVRPGHKAPETTAAPSAGPAKAKGGAQ; from the coding sequence ATGAACTGGGATTGGGACAAGCTCTCGGAGCAAAAACGCCGCCAGGGATCTCCGATTCCGGACCCTGGACGGCTTGGCGAGGACCTGGCCGACAGATTGTCGGATATGAAAAAACGGCTGCCTGGCGGCCCCAAAATCATCATCGGCGTCCTGGCGCTCTTGTGGGCGGCCAGCGGCATCTACATCGTGGAACCCGACGAAGCCGGCGTGGTGCAGCGCTTTGGCGCTTACGCCTATTCCACCGGACCGGGGCCGCACTACCATTTACCGTTTCCCATCGAGACCGTAAAGACCCCGAAGGTTTCCCAGGTGCGCCGGGTGGAAGTGGGCTTCCGTTCCTCCTCCCGCGACGGCATGACCACGCAGTCCCGGGCCGTGCCCGAGGAATCGCTCATGCTGACCGGGGATGAAAACATCGTCGATGTGCAGTTTATCGTCCAGTATCAAATCAGCAACCCCGTGGACTACCTCTTCAAGGTGGACCGGCCGGACGAAACCGTCAAAAGCGCGGCCGAGGCGGCCATGCGCGAGGTCATCGGCGACGCCAAGATCGACACCGTGCTCACCTCGGGAAAGGTCACGGTCCAAGACGACACCAAACGCGTGCTTCAGGCCATGCTTCAGCTGTACAACTGCGGCGTGGAAGTGGTGGCTGTGCAGCTTCAGGACGTGCATCCACCCAAACAGGTGGTGGACGCCTTCAAGGACGTGGCCAGCGCCCGGGAAGACAAGATCCGCTTCATCAACGAGGCCGACGCCTATTCCAACGACATCCTGCCCAAGGCCCGGGGCCGTTCGGCGGCCATCATCAACGAGGCCGGGGCTTACCGGGAGCAGGTCATCCGCCGGGCCAAGGGCGGCGCGGACCGTTTCACGGCCCTTCGCACCGAATACGACAAGGCCCCGGCCGTGACCCGGCAGCGCCTTTTCATCGAAGGCATGGAAACGCTTTTGGCCAACCCCGAGCTGGACAAGCTCATCATGAGCGACGAGGCGGCCCGGCAGGCCGTGCCCTATCTGCCCCTGGAAGCGGTAAGGCCCGGACACAAGGCCCCTGAAACCACGGCCGCCCCGTCCGCGGGACCGGCCAAGGCCAAGGGAGGCGCTCAGTGA
- a CDS encoding response regulator, which produces MRALVVDDDPASRQVLAAHLGGLADCVLCESGASAVSAVAEAIVEGQPFDVVFLDIIMPHMDGHETLAQIRETEETACLPPSERAKAVMVTSMDDEANTLNALFDGQVAAYLIKPANRSQLLDKLSVLGLLPS; this is translated from the coding sequence ATGCGTGCTTTGGTAGTGGACGACGATCCGGCCAGCCGGCAAGTGCTGGCGGCCCATCTGGGGGGCTTGGCCGACTGCGTGCTGTGCGAGTCGGGCGCTTCGGCCGTGTCGGCCGTGGCCGAAGCCATTGTCGAAGGCCAGCCCTTTGACGTGGTTTTTCTCGACATCATCATGCCCCATATGGACGGCCACGAAACGTTGGCGCAGATCCGCGAGACCGAGGAAACCGCCTGCCTGCCGCCATCCGAACGGGCCAAGGCGGTCATGGTCACCTCCATGGATGACGAAGCCAACACCTTAAACGCCCTGTTTGACGGCCAGGTCGCGGCCTATCTCATCAAGCCGGCCAACCGTTCCCAACTCCTGGACAAGCTCTCGGTCCTCGGCTTGCTGCCGTCCTAA
- a CDS encoding phosphomannomutase/phosphoglucomutase, producing the protein MKPITPAPFRAYDIRGIVDADFDQEWVERLGRALGTFFLRRGHSQAVVGHDCRLTSPGYQAQLAAGLASCGLDVVCLGMVPSPVFYYAVKALGRRAGAVVTASHNPSEFNGFKIWSGETTIHTDDIREIYDIMAAGEFPSGAGIVCEHDIKPSYIEHVAEQMVLPRTVSVVVDGGNGAGGLVCCDVLRQAGARVTPLYCEPDGRFPNHHPDPVIHKNIADLAARVVAEGADFGVGLDGDADRIGVVDNTGRLLYGDQLLAIYARAVLQNHPGATVIGEVKCSHLLYKDIAAHGGDPLMAATGHSLIKSKMRETGAILAGEMSGHMFFADRYYGFDDAIYAAARLAEIVSASSTPLSEMLADWPATVNTPEIRVDCPDAIKFAVVDKAKRHFTNGYDVIDVDGVRLTFPDGWGLLRASNTQPALVVRFEAENETRLDEIRRLIEEPVAAWIKELS; encoded by the coding sequence ATGAAGCCGATCACACCCGCGCCGTTTCGGGCCTATGACATCAGGGGAATCGTCGATGCCGACTTCGACCAGGAGTGGGTGGAACGCCTTGGCCGGGCATTGGGGACATTTTTCCTGCGCCGGGGCCACAGCCAGGCCGTGGTCGGCCACGACTGCCGTCTGACCTCGCCGGGCTACCAGGCCCAGCTGGCCGCCGGACTGGCCTCCTGCGGCCTGGACGTGGTCTGCCTGGGCATGGTCCCCAGCCCCGTTTTCTACTACGCCGTCAAGGCCCTGGGCCGCCGGGCCGGCGCGGTGGTGACGGCCAGCCACAACCCGTCGGAATTCAACGGTTTCAAAATCTGGTCCGGGGAAACCACCATCCACACCGACGACATCCGGGAAATCTACGACATCATGGCCGCCGGGGAATTTCCCTCGGGCGCGGGCATCGTGTGCGAGCACGACATCAAGCCGTCGTACATCGAACACGTGGCCGAGCAGATGGTGCTGCCCCGGACCGTCTCGGTGGTGGTGGACGGCGGCAACGGGGCCGGAGGGCTTGTCTGCTGCGACGTGCTGCGCCAGGCCGGGGCCCGGGTCACGCCCCTCTACTGCGAGCCCGACGGCCGCTTCCCCAACCACCACCCCGACCCGGTCATCCACAAAAACATCGCCGATCTGGCCGCCCGGGTCGTGGCCGAGGGCGCGGATTTCGGCGTGGGCCTTGACGGCGACGCCGACCGCATCGGCGTGGTGGACAACACCGGCCGGCTGCTCTACGGCGACCAGCTCCTGGCCATCTACGCCCGGGCCGTGCTCCAAAACCACCCCGGGGCCACGGTCATCGGCGAGGTCAAGTGCAGCCATCTGCTCTATAAAGACATCGCCGCCCACGGCGGCGATCCCCTCATGGCCGCCACCGGCCATTCGCTCATCAAATCCAAAATGCGCGAAACCGGGGCCATCCTGGCCGGCGAGATGAGCGGCCACATGTTTTTCGCCGACCGCTACTACGGTTTCGACGATGCCATCTACGCCGCCGCCCGGCTGGCCGAGATCGTGTCCGCCTCGTCCACGCCCCTGTCCGAGATGCTGGCCGACTGGCCGGCCACGGTCAACACGCCGGAAATCCGCGTCGATTGCCCCGACGCCATCAAGTTCGCGGTGGTGGACAAGGCCAAACGGCACTTTACCAATGGTTACGACGTCATCGACGTGGACGGTGTGCGCCTGACCTTCCCGGACGGTTGGGGACTGCTGCGCGCCTCCAATACCCAGCCGGCCCTGGTGGTGCGTTTCGAGGCCGAGAACGAGACGCGCCTGGACGAAATCCGCCGTCTCATCGAGGAACCGGTGGCGGCCTGGATCAAGGAGCTTTCCTAG
- the hflC gene encoding protease modulator HflC, with amino-acid sequence MKTSLVIGIVVAFLVAVAVSQSLYVVDQTETAIVLQLGKPVAGPIKPGLHFKLPFVQNVVYFDARLMEYDAKTAEVLTLDKKNLVVDNYARWRITDPLQFYRTLRTLSRATARLDDIIYAELRVALGQYTLLDVVSTKRDVIMGEVTTKSSRLLSPYGIEVVDVRIKRTDLPPENAQAIYGRMQAERERQAKLYRSEGWEEMEKIKSGADKERAVLLAEAERQAEVLRGQGDAEAAAVWAEAVSKSPDFFGFTRSLEAYRKAFAKNSRLFLTPDSPFLKYLR; translated from the coding sequence GTGAAAACGTCGCTTGTCATTGGGATCGTGGTCGCCTTTTTGGTGGCTGTGGCCGTTTCCCAATCCCTCTACGTGGTGGACCAGACCGAAACGGCCATCGTGCTGCAGCTCGGCAAGCCCGTGGCCGGCCCCATCAAGCCGGGCCTGCACTTCAAGCTGCCCTTTGTGCAAAACGTGGTCTACTTCGACGCCCGGCTCATGGAATACGACGCCAAAACGGCCGAAGTGCTGACCCTGGACAAGAAAAATTTGGTGGTCGACAACTACGCCCGCTGGCGCATCACCGACCCCTTGCAGTTCTACCGGACCTTGCGCACCCTGTCCCGGGCCACGGCCCGCCTGGACGACATCATCTACGCCGAGCTGCGCGTGGCCCTGGGCCAGTATACGCTGCTCGACGTCGTTTCCACCAAGCGCGACGTCATCATGGGCGAGGTGACCACCAAGTCCTCGCGGCTGCTGTCGCCCTACGGCATCGAAGTGGTGGACGTGCGCATCAAGCGCACCGACCTGCCGCCGGAAAACGCCCAGGCCATCTACGGGCGGATGCAGGCCGAGCGCGAGCGCCAGGCCAAGCTCTACCGGTCCGAGGGCTGGGAAGAAATGGAGAAGATCAAGTCGGGCGCCGACAAGGAACGGGCCGTGCTTTTGGCCGAAGCCGAGCGCCAGGCCGAGGTGCTGCGCGGCCAGGGCGACGCCGAGGCCGCCGCCGTGTGGGCCGAGGCCGTGAGCAAGTCCCCGGACTTTTTCGGTTTCACCCGCAGCCTGGAAGCCTACCGCAAGGCCTTCGCCAAAAACAGCCGGCTCTTTTTGACGCCGGACAGCCCCTTCCTCAAATATCTGCGCTGA
- a CDS encoding SpoIIE family protein phosphatase, translated as MRIRAKLLIILLALVLPPLVAVSYYALREARLLGDELATRAAQSFKHAAEAELALMVDLIGEDVGDNRLLLELGQTMLATDAARILESPVQPAEPGLAPSISAPSGVDEAQVRSSGAPLLRLAPTFATLQARLGGNLLWAYVALPDGVMATAPSHGPMPAGFDARARPWFQAAMHTDHLVWTILVDAATGRLTATVSGTVRGREGQILGVAGVDAPLEALLPESDLSRRWGDGVRASFVRLEAGRLELIGNRDFLDPALGWKTPLTPMPLAIDNADGQAALVAAMQSHKPALVALSVDGEDYFAALRPFTEAPAGLLVLVPRQAVLHQADSAESAILKRTKAMMAVVAGITLLGAGAAVLLAFFGSRAVTRPLTGLTAAAGKLAEGDLDARAPVGGRDELGQLAAAFNAMAPKLAERMRLKQDMLLAKEVQQNLLPKAPPHLPGLDMAGATIFCDETGGDYFDYLSFAKAPHGGCDVIVGDATGHGIAAALFMATGRALLRGGQGVGCGPAELLTLANALLWQDTADSGRFITLYFLRLEGGGLAPYGRLTWARAGHDPAMVYDPATDDFIELLGPGLPLGVLPDHVYAEQSCPGLTPGQVLLLGTDGIWEARDAGDAMYGKDRLREVIRRHAGGTAAELVAAIHADVAAFQAGAPRDDDITVVAIKALPI; from the coding sequence ATGCGCATCCGCGCCAAACTGCTCATCATCCTGCTTGCCCTGGTGCTACCGCCCCTGGTTGCCGTCAGCTACTACGCCCTGCGCGAGGCCCGGCTTCTGGGCGACGAACTGGCGACCCGGGCCGCCCAGTCCTTCAAGCATGCCGCCGAAGCCGAATTGGCGCTCATGGTGGACCTTATCGGCGAGGACGTGGGCGACAACCGGCTTTTGCTCGAACTGGGCCAAACCATGCTCGCCACGGACGCGGCCCGGATTTTGGAATCGCCAGTCCAGCCCGCTGAACCGGGACTTGCGCCGTCCATCAGCGCTCCGTCCGGGGTGGATGAGGCCCAGGTCCGGTCGTCCGGCGCGCCTCTGCTCCGCCTGGCTCCGACGTTTGCCACACTACAAGCCCGGCTTGGCGGCAACCTGCTGTGGGCCTACGTCGCCCTGCCCGACGGCGTCATGGCCACCGCCCCGAGCCATGGCCCCATGCCGGCCGGCTTCGACGCCCGCGCCCGGCCCTGGTTCCAGGCGGCCATGCACACGGACCACCTCGTCTGGACCATTCTGGTCGATGCCGCCACGGGCCGCCTGACGGCCACGGTTTCCGGTACGGTGCGCGGCCGTGAGGGACAGATTCTCGGCGTAGCCGGCGTCGATGCGCCCCTGGAGGCGCTGTTGCCGGAAAGCGATCTGTCGCGCCGCTGGGGCGACGGGGTGCGGGCTTCCTTCGTGCGCCTGGAAGCGGGCCGGCTGGAACTCATCGGCAATCGCGACTTCCTGGACCCGGCCCTGGGCTGGAAAACGCCGTTGACGCCGATGCCGCTGGCCATCGACAACGCCGATGGCCAGGCCGCCCTGGTCGCGGCCATGCAGTCCCATAAACCGGCGTTGGTGGCCCTGTCCGTGGACGGCGAGGACTATTTCGCCGCCCTGCGCCCCTTTACCGAGGCCCCGGCCGGACTCCTGGTGCTGGTGCCCAGGCAGGCCGTGTTGCATCAGGCCGATTCGGCCGAATCGGCCATCCTGAAACGCACCAAGGCCATGATGGCGGTAGTGGCGGGCATCACGCTGCTTGGAGCCGGCGCGGCCGTGCTCCTGGCCTTTTTCGGGTCCAGGGCCGTGACCCGGCCGCTGACCGGACTGACTGCGGCGGCCGGCAAGCTGGCCGAGGGCGACCTCGACGCCCGGGCTCCGGTGGGCGGCCGCGATGAACTGGGGCAGCTTGCGGCGGCGTTTAACGCCATGGCCCCGAAACTCGCCGAGCGGATGCGGCTCAAGCAGGACATGCTTTTAGCCAAGGAAGTGCAGCAAAATCTGCTGCCCAAGGCCCCGCCCCATCTGCCGGGCCTGGACATGGCCGGGGCGACGATTTTTTGCGACGAAACCGGCGGCGACTACTTCGACTATCTCAGCTTTGCCAAGGCTCCCCACGGCGGCTGCGACGTCATTGTGGGCGACGCCACCGGGCATGGCATCGCGGCGGCGCTGTTCATGGCCACGGGCCGGGCGCTGCTGCGCGGCGGGCAAGGGGTCGGCTGCGGCCCGGCGGAGCTGCTCACCCTGGCCAACGCGCTGCTGTGGCAGGACACGGCCGATTCCGGGCGCTTCATCACGCTGTATTTCCTGCGTCTGGAGGGCGGGGGGCTGGCCCCTTACGGTCGGCTGACCTGGGCTCGGGCCGGCCACGATCCAGCCATGGTCTACGACCCGGCTACCGATGATTTCATCGAATTGCTCGGCCCTGGCCTGCCCCTGGGCGTCCTGCCGGACCATGTCTACGCCGAACAGAGCTGCCCGGGGCTGACGCCTGGGCAGGTGCTGCTTCTTGGCACCGACGGCATCTGGGAGGCCCGCGACGCCGGGGACGCCATGTACGGCAAGGACCGGCTGCGCGAAGTGATCCGCCGCCATGCCGGCGGCACGGCGGCCGAGCTGGTGGCGGCCATCCATGCCGACGTAGCCGCTTTTCAGGCCGGCGCGCCCCGGGACGACGACATCACCGTGGTCGCCATCAAAGCCCTGCCCATCTGA
- a CDS encoding nitroreductase family protein, which produces MPFLTLDNERCNADGLCAVVCPSGCLEAGADGRPVVAEEKLCIACGHCVAVCPKSALTISRVDPAAMTKTLRHWPDPEIVDGMLRGRRSIRAYKNMPVARETMETLLDVARFAPTASNAQEVGWCVTVDPAKVHDLAAKTATYFAAAGTRPKYSAMWTEGRDAFLRGAPALAVAYAPADAPYGAADCGIALTFMELAAVARGLGTCWAGLLVRAARNDAALAKALGIPQGCVIEGGLMLGYPALRYAAVPPRNAVRAKWL; this is translated from the coding sequence ATGCCATTTTTGACCCTGGATAACGAGCGGTGCAACGCCGACGGCCTGTGCGCCGTCGTCTGCCCCAGTGGCTGCCTGGAAGCCGGCGCCGACGGCCGGCCCGTGGTCGCCGAAGAAAAACTGTGCATCGCCTGCGGCCACTGCGTGGCCGTGTGCCCCAAATCCGCCCTGACCATCAGCCGGGTCGATCCGGCGGCCATGACCAAGACCCTGCGCCACTGGCCCGACCCCGAGATCGTGGACGGCATGTTGCGCGGCCGCCGCTCTATTCGGGCCTATAAGAACATGCCCGTGGCCCGCGAAACCATGGAAACGCTCCTCGACGTGGCCCGCTTTGCCCCCACCGCCTCCAATGCCCAGGAAGTGGGCTGGTGCGTCACCGTCGATCCGGCCAAGGTCCACGACCTGGCGGCCAAGACCGCCACGTATTTCGCCGCCGCCGGCACGCGACCCAAATATTCGGCCATGTGGACCGAAGGCCGCGACGCTTTCCTTCGCGGCGCGCCGGCTCTGGCCGTGGCCTATGCCCCGGCCGACGCTCCCTACGGCGCGGCAGACTGCGGCATCGCGCTCACCTTCATGGAGCTGGCCGCCGTGGCCCGGGGCCTGGGAACCTGCTGGGCCGGACTGCTCGTGCGGGCCGCCCGCAACGACGCCGCCCTGGCCAAGGCCCTGGGCATACCCCAAGGCTGCGTCATCGAAGGCGGACTCATGCTCGGCTACCCGGCCCTGCGCTACGCCGCCGTGCCGCCCCGCAATGCGGTAAGGGCAAAATGGTTGTAG